A genomic window from Motacilla alba alba isolate MOTALB_02 chromosome 2, Motacilla_alba_V1.0_pri, whole genome shotgun sequence includes:
- the KAT2B gene encoding histone acetyltransferase KAT2B isoform X2 produces MAEPGGGGAGAAGGGGPQQGSPVAAGVAAGGPVRSAAENPGGAGSARTAGKKAQLRAAPRAKKLEKLGVYSACKAEESCKCNGWKNPNPPPTPPRAELQQAAVSLAEPCRSCSHALAAHVSHLENVSEEEMNRLLGIVLDVEYLFTCVHKEEDADTKQVYFYLFKLLRKCILQMGKPVVEGSLESPPFEKPSIEQGVNNFVQYKFSHLPSKERQTIVELAKMFLNRINYWHLETPSQRRLRSPNDDIAGYKVNYTRWLCYCNVPQFCDSLPRYETTQVFGRTLLRSVFTVMRRQLLEQARQEKDKLPQEKRTLILTHFPKFLSMLEEEVYSQNSPIWDQDFMVSSSRTGQLGIQTVISPPPVARSVAYSASPSSLEQSNSGNMSPACKVSSALDPNLGEKRKNNEPYSLEDSKRPRVVGDIPIELINEVMSTITDPAAMLGPETNFLSAHSARDEAARLEERRGVIEFHVVGNSLNQKPNKKIMMWLVGLQNVFSHQLPRMPKEYITRLVFDPKHKTLALIKDGRVIGGICFRMFPSQGFTEIVFCAVTSNEQVKGYGTHLMNHLKEYHIKHNILNFLTYADEYAIGYFKKQGFSKDIKVPKAKYVGYIKDYEGATLMGCELNPRIPYTEFSVIIKKQKEIIKKLIERKQAQIRKVYPGLSCFKDGVRQIPIESIPGIRETGWKPSGKERGKESKDPDQLYSTLKTILQQVKIPYFFLYQRAIKALGPSWNP; encoded by the exons ATGGCGGAGcctggcggcggcggggccggggcggcagGCGGCGGCGGGCCGCAGCAGGGCTCCCCGGTCGCCGCGGGGGTGGCCGCCGGGGGGCCGGTCCGCAGCGCCGCCGAGAACCCCGGGGGGGCTGGTTCGGCGCGCACCGCGGGGAAGAAGGCGCAGCTGCGCGCCGCGCCGCGGGCCAagaagctggagaagctgggCGTCTACTCCGCCTGCAAG GCCGAGGAATCCTGTAAATGCAATGGCTGGAAGAACCCGAACCCGCCTCCCACGCCGCCGCGGGCCGAGCTGCAGCAGGCGGCGGtcagcctggctgagccctgccgCAGCTGCAGCCACGCGCTGG CTGCTCACGTTTCTCACCTGGAGAATGTGTCTGAAGAAGAAATGAACAGGCTCCTGGGGATTGTATTGGATGTGGAATATCTGTTCACCTGTGTCCACAAAGAAGAAGATGCAGATACCAAGCAAGTTTATTTCTACCTGTTCAAA cttttgAGGAAGTGCATTTTACAGATGGGAAAACCTGTAGTGGAAGGATCTTTGGAAAGCCCCCCGTTTGAGAAACCTAGCATTGAACAG GGTGTGAATAATTTTGTGCAGTACAAATTTAGCCACTTACCCTCGAAGGAAAGGCAAACAATAGTGGAACTGGCTAAAATGTTTCTGAACCGCATTAACTACTGGCACCTGGAGACACCTTCTCAGCGAAGACTGAGATCACCCAATGATGATATTGCGGGGTATAAAGTGAATTATACCAG GTGGCTTTGTTACTGCAATGTCCCTCAGTTTTGTGACAGTCTACCTCGGTATGAAACCACCCAGGTTTTTGGTAGGACATTGCTTCGCTCTGTTTTTACTGTAATGAGACGACAACTGCTGGAACAGGCCAGGCAGGAAAAAGACAAGCTTCCTCAAGAAAAACGAACACTAATCCTCACTCATTTTCCAAA GTTTCTGTCTATGCTGGAAGAAGAAGTGTACAGCCAGAATTCTCCCATTTGGGATCAAGATTTCATGGTGTCCAGTTCCAGAACTGGCCAGCTGGGAATCCAGACAG TTATCAGTCCACCTCCTGTTGCAAGATCCGTTGCATACAGTGCAAGTCCTTCATCTCTGGAGCAATCCAACAGTGGGAATATGAGTCCAGCTTGTAAAGTTTCTTCTGCCCTTGACCCAAACTTAG gggaaaagagaaaaaataatgaaccCTATTCTCTGGAGGATTCAAAGAGACCAAGGGTTGTAGGAGATATCCCTATTGAGTTAATCAACGAAGTAATGTCAACAATTACAGATCCTGCAGCAATGCTTGGGCCAGAG ACCAACTTCCTCTCGGCACACTCGGCCCGGGATGAGGCAGCGAGGCTGGAGGAGCGCAGGGGGGTGATTGAATTCCACGTGGTCGGCAACTCCCTGAACCAGAAGCCCAACAAGAAGATCATGATGTGGCTGGTTGGTTTGCAGAATGTGTTCTCCCATCAGCTGCCTCGAATGCCGAAGGAATACATCACCCGCTTGGTCTTTGATCC GAAACATAAAACTCTTGCATTAATAAAAGATGGTCGTGTTATCGGTGGTATCTGCTTCCGGATGTTCCCCTCCCAAGGATTTACAGAgattgttttctgtgctgtgactTCCAATGAGCAAGTCAAG GGTTATGGGACTCACCTAATGAACCATCTGAAGGAGTACCACATCAAACACAACATTCTCAACTTTCTCACTTATGCAGATGAATATGCTATTGGCTACTTCAAAAAGCAA GGTTTCTCCAAAGATATTAAAGtaccaaaagcaaaatatgttgGCTACATCAAGGATTATGAGGGTGCCACATTAATGGGATGTGAATTAAATCCAAGGATCCCCTACACGGAATTTTCTGTCATcatcaaaaagcaaaaagag ATCATTAAAAAGCTCATAGAAAGGAAGCAAGCTCAAATCCGAAAAGTTTATCCTGGCCTTTCTTGTTTCAAAGATGGAGTACGGCAGATTCCTATAGAAAGCATTCCTGGAATTA GAGAGACTGGCTGGAAACCAAGCGGAAAAGAAAGAGG TAAGGAGTCCAAGGATCCCGATCAACTTTACAGCACGTTAAAAACCATCCTGCAGCAAGTCAAG ATAccttacttttttctttaccaAAGAGCCATCAAAGCGCTTGGCCCTTCATGGAACCCGTGA
- the KAT2B gene encoding histone acetyltransferase KAT2B isoform X3, protein MAEPGGGGAGAAGGGGPQQGSPVAAGVAAGGPVRSAAENPGGAGSARTAGKKAQLRAAPRAKKLEKLGVYSACKAEESCKCNGWKNPNPPPTPPRAELQQAAVSLAEPCRSCSHALAAHVSHLENVSEEEMNRLLGIVLDVEYLFTCVHKEEDADTKQVYFYLFKLLRKCILQMGKPVVEGSLESPPFEKPSIEQGVNNFVQYKFSHLPSKERQTIVELAKMFLNRINYWHLETPSQRRLRSPNDDIAGYKVNYTRWLCYCNVPQFCDSLPRYETTQVFGRTLLRSVFTVMRRQLLEQARQEKDKLPQEKRTLILTHFPKFLSMLEEEVYSQNSPIWDQDFMVSSSRTGQLGIQTVISPPPVARSVAYSASPSSLEQSNSGNMSPACKVSSALDPNLGEKRKNNEPYSLEDSKRPRVVGDIPIELINEVMSTITDPAAMLGPETNFLSAHSARDEAARLEERRGVIEFHVVGNSLNQKPNKKIMMWLVGLQNVFSHQLPRMPKEYITRLVFDPKHKTLALIKDGRVIGGICFRMFPSQGFTEIVFCAVTSNEQVKGYGTHLMNHLKEYHIKHNILNFLTYADEYAIGYFKKQGFSKDIKVPKAKYVGYIKDYEGATLMGCELNPRIPYTEFSVIIKKQKEIIKKLIERKQAQIRKVYPGLSCFKDGVRQIPIESIPGIRETGWKPSGKERGKESKDPDQLYSTLKTILQQVKISKQ, encoded by the exons ATGGCGGAGcctggcggcggcggggccggggcggcagGCGGCGGCGGGCCGCAGCAGGGCTCCCCGGTCGCCGCGGGGGTGGCCGCCGGGGGGCCGGTCCGCAGCGCCGCCGAGAACCCCGGGGGGGCTGGTTCGGCGCGCACCGCGGGGAAGAAGGCGCAGCTGCGCGCCGCGCCGCGGGCCAagaagctggagaagctgggCGTCTACTCCGCCTGCAAG GCCGAGGAATCCTGTAAATGCAATGGCTGGAAGAACCCGAACCCGCCTCCCACGCCGCCGCGGGCCGAGCTGCAGCAGGCGGCGGtcagcctggctgagccctgccgCAGCTGCAGCCACGCGCTGG CTGCTCACGTTTCTCACCTGGAGAATGTGTCTGAAGAAGAAATGAACAGGCTCCTGGGGATTGTATTGGATGTGGAATATCTGTTCACCTGTGTCCACAAAGAAGAAGATGCAGATACCAAGCAAGTTTATTTCTACCTGTTCAAA cttttgAGGAAGTGCATTTTACAGATGGGAAAACCTGTAGTGGAAGGATCTTTGGAAAGCCCCCCGTTTGAGAAACCTAGCATTGAACAG GGTGTGAATAATTTTGTGCAGTACAAATTTAGCCACTTACCCTCGAAGGAAAGGCAAACAATAGTGGAACTGGCTAAAATGTTTCTGAACCGCATTAACTACTGGCACCTGGAGACACCTTCTCAGCGAAGACTGAGATCACCCAATGATGATATTGCGGGGTATAAAGTGAATTATACCAG GTGGCTTTGTTACTGCAATGTCCCTCAGTTTTGTGACAGTCTACCTCGGTATGAAACCACCCAGGTTTTTGGTAGGACATTGCTTCGCTCTGTTTTTACTGTAATGAGACGACAACTGCTGGAACAGGCCAGGCAGGAAAAAGACAAGCTTCCTCAAGAAAAACGAACACTAATCCTCACTCATTTTCCAAA GTTTCTGTCTATGCTGGAAGAAGAAGTGTACAGCCAGAATTCTCCCATTTGGGATCAAGATTTCATGGTGTCCAGTTCCAGAACTGGCCAGCTGGGAATCCAGACAG TTATCAGTCCACCTCCTGTTGCAAGATCCGTTGCATACAGTGCAAGTCCTTCATCTCTGGAGCAATCCAACAGTGGGAATATGAGTCCAGCTTGTAAAGTTTCTTCTGCCCTTGACCCAAACTTAG gggaaaagagaaaaaataatgaaccCTATTCTCTGGAGGATTCAAAGAGACCAAGGGTTGTAGGAGATATCCCTATTGAGTTAATCAACGAAGTAATGTCAACAATTACAGATCCTGCAGCAATGCTTGGGCCAGAG ACCAACTTCCTCTCGGCACACTCGGCCCGGGATGAGGCAGCGAGGCTGGAGGAGCGCAGGGGGGTGATTGAATTCCACGTGGTCGGCAACTCCCTGAACCAGAAGCCCAACAAGAAGATCATGATGTGGCTGGTTGGTTTGCAGAATGTGTTCTCCCATCAGCTGCCTCGAATGCCGAAGGAATACATCACCCGCTTGGTCTTTGATCC GAAACATAAAACTCTTGCATTAATAAAAGATGGTCGTGTTATCGGTGGTATCTGCTTCCGGATGTTCCCCTCCCAAGGATTTACAGAgattgttttctgtgctgtgactTCCAATGAGCAAGTCAAG GGTTATGGGACTCACCTAATGAACCATCTGAAGGAGTACCACATCAAACACAACATTCTCAACTTTCTCACTTATGCAGATGAATATGCTATTGGCTACTTCAAAAAGCAA GGTTTCTCCAAAGATATTAAAGtaccaaaagcaaaatatgttgGCTACATCAAGGATTATGAGGGTGCCACATTAATGGGATGTGAATTAAATCCAAGGATCCCCTACACGGAATTTTCTGTCATcatcaaaaagcaaaaagag ATCATTAAAAAGCTCATAGAAAGGAAGCAAGCTCAAATCCGAAAAGTTTATCCTGGCCTTTCTTGTTTCAAAGATGGAGTACGGCAGATTCCTATAGAAAGCATTCCTGGAATTA GAGAGACTGGCTGGAAACCAAGCGGAAAAGAAAGAGG TAAGGAGTCCAAGGATCCCGATCAACTTTACAGCACGTTAAAAACCATCCTGCAGCAAGTCAAG aTCTCAAAACAATGA
- the KAT2B gene encoding histone acetyltransferase KAT2B isoform X1, producing the protein MAEPGGGGAGAAGGGGPQQGSPVAAGVAAGGPVRSAAENPGGAGSARTAGKKAQLRAAPRAKKLEKLGVYSACKAEESCKCNGWKNPNPPPTPPRAELQQAAVSLAEPCRSCSHALAAHVSHLENVSEEEMNRLLGIVLDVEYLFTCVHKEEDADTKQVYFYLFKLLRKCILQMGKPVVEGSLESPPFEKPSIEQGVNNFVQYKFSHLPSKERQTIVELAKMFLNRINYWHLETPSQRRLRSPNDDIAGYKVNYTRWLCYCNVPQFCDSLPRYETTQVFGRTLLRSVFTVMRRQLLEQARQEKDKLPQEKRTLILTHFPKFLSMLEEEVYSQNSPIWDQDFMVSSSRTGQLGIQTVISPPPVARSVAYSASPSSLEQSNSGNMSPACKVSSALDPNLGEKRKNNEPYSLEDSKRPRVVGDIPIELINEVMSTITDPAAMLGPETNFLSAHSARDEAARLEERRGVIEFHVVGNSLNQKPNKKIMMWLVGLQNVFSHQLPRMPKEYITRLVFDPKHKTLALIKDGRVIGGICFRMFPSQGFTEIVFCAVTSNEQVKGYGTHLMNHLKEYHIKHNILNFLTYADEYAIGYFKKQGFSKDIKVPKAKYVGYIKDYEGATLMGCELNPRIPYTEFSVIIKKQKEIIKKLIERKQAQIRKVYPGLSCFKDGVRQIPIESIPGIRETGWKPSGKERGKESKDPDQLYSTLKTILQQVKSHQSAWPFMEPVKRTEAPGYYEVIRFPMDLKTMSERLKNRYYVSKKLFMADLQRVFTNCREYNPPESEYYKCANILEKFFYTKIKEAGLIDK; encoded by the exons ATGGCGGAGcctggcggcggcggggccggggcggcagGCGGCGGCGGGCCGCAGCAGGGCTCCCCGGTCGCCGCGGGGGTGGCCGCCGGGGGGCCGGTCCGCAGCGCCGCCGAGAACCCCGGGGGGGCTGGTTCGGCGCGCACCGCGGGGAAGAAGGCGCAGCTGCGCGCCGCGCCGCGGGCCAagaagctggagaagctgggCGTCTACTCCGCCTGCAAG GCCGAGGAATCCTGTAAATGCAATGGCTGGAAGAACCCGAACCCGCCTCCCACGCCGCCGCGGGCCGAGCTGCAGCAGGCGGCGGtcagcctggctgagccctgccgCAGCTGCAGCCACGCGCTGG CTGCTCACGTTTCTCACCTGGAGAATGTGTCTGAAGAAGAAATGAACAGGCTCCTGGGGATTGTATTGGATGTGGAATATCTGTTCACCTGTGTCCACAAAGAAGAAGATGCAGATACCAAGCAAGTTTATTTCTACCTGTTCAAA cttttgAGGAAGTGCATTTTACAGATGGGAAAACCTGTAGTGGAAGGATCTTTGGAAAGCCCCCCGTTTGAGAAACCTAGCATTGAACAG GGTGTGAATAATTTTGTGCAGTACAAATTTAGCCACTTACCCTCGAAGGAAAGGCAAACAATAGTGGAACTGGCTAAAATGTTTCTGAACCGCATTAACTACTGGCACCTGGAGACACCTTCTCAGCGAAGACTGAGATCACCCAATGATGATATTGCGGGGTATAAAGTGAATTATACCAG GTGGCTTTGTTACTGCAATGTCCCTCAGTTTTGTGACAGTCTACCTCGGTATGAAACCACCCAGGTTTTTGGTAGGACATTGCTTCGCTCTGTTTTTACTGTAATGAGACGACAACTGCTGGAACAGGCCAGGCAGGAAAAAGACAAGCTTCCTCAAGAAAAACGAACACTAATCCTCACTCATTTTCCAAA GTTTCTGTCTATGCTGGAAGAAGAAGTGTACAGCCAGAATTCTCCCATTTGGGATCAAGATTTCATGGTGTCCAGTTCCAGAACTGGCCAGCTGGGAATCCAGACAG TTATCAGTCCACCTCCTGTTGCAAGATCCGTTGCATACAGTGCAAGTCCTTCATCTCTGGAGCAATCCAACAGTGGGAATATGAGTCCAGCTTGTAAAGTTTCTTCTGCCCTTGACCCAAACTTAG gggaaaagagaaaaaataatgaaccCTATTCTCTGGAGGATTCAAAGAGACCAAGGGTTGTAGGAGATATCCCTATTGAGTTAATCAACGAAGTAATGTCAACAATTACAGATCCTGCAGCAATGCTTGGGCCAGAG ACCAACTTCCTCTCGGCACACTCGGCCCGGGATGAGGCAGCGAGGCTGGAGGAGCGCAGGGGGGTGATTGAATTCCACGTGGTCGGCAACTCCCTGAACCAGAAGCCCAACAAGAAGATCATGATGTGGCTGGTTGGTTTGCAGAATGTGTTCTCCCATCAGCTGCCTCGAATGCCGAAGGAATACATCACCCGCTTGGTCTTTGATCC GAAACATAAAACTCTTGCATTAATAAAAGATGGTCGTGTTATCGGTGGTATCTGCTTCCGGATGTTCCCCTCCCAAGGATTTACAGAgattgttttctgtgctgtgactTCCAATGAGCAAGTCAAG GGTTATGGGACTCACCTAATGAACCATCTGAAGGAGTACCACATCAAACACAACATTCTCAACTTTCTCACTTATGCAGATGAATATGCTATTGGCTACTTCAAAAAGCAA GGTTTCTCCAAAGATATTAAAGtaccaaaagcaaaatatgttgGCTACATCAAGGATTATGAGGGTGCCACATTAATGGGATGTGAATTAAATCCAAGGATCCCCTACACGGAATTTTCTGTCATcatcaaaaagcaaaaagag ATCATTAAAAAGCTCATAGAAAGGAAGCAAGCTCAAATCCGAAAAGTTTATCCTGGCCTTTCTTGTTTCAAAGATGGAGTACGGCAGATTCCTATAGAAAGCATTCCTGGAATTA GAGAGACTGGCTGGAAACCAAGCGGAAAAGAAAGAGG TAAGGAGTCCAAGGATCCCGATCAACTTTACAGCACGTTAAAAACCATCCTGCAGCAAGTCAAG AGCCATCAAAGCGCTTGGCCCTTCATGGAACCCGTGAAGAGAACAGAAGCTCCCGGATATTATGAAGTTATAAGGTTTCCCATGG aTCTCAAAACAATGAGTGAGCGACTCAAGAACAGGTACTACGTGTCTAAGAAATTATTCATGGCAGACTTGCAGCGAGTCTTTACAAACTGCAGAGAGTACAACCCCCCCGAGAGTGAATACTACAAATGTGCCAATATACTGGAGAAATTCTTCtacacaaaaattaaagaagctGGATTAATTGACAAGTGA